One part of the Carassius gibelio isolate Cgi1373 ecotype wild population from Czech Republic chromosome B6, carGib1.2-hapl.c, whole genome shotgun sequence genome encodes these proteins:
- the atf1 gene encoding cyclic AMP-dependent transcription factor ATF-1, producing the protein MEEVQQINSNGSDQTVAIPTTITASHLSQIAQMSLGGNPVTVVQLPSGQFQVQSVIQSAQSSVIQSPPAQAQGQGSDSDDSQESSDSGASNQKSREILARRPSYRKILNDLSAEEVATQNEGEEESSTSSAITSVSLPTPIYQTSTGQYIAISSNGSLQLASAGSEGVQGLQTLTMTNSNPNQPTILQYAQTADGQQILLPSNQVVLQGAGGEMQAYQIRSSSSSLPQTVVMTSPVISSQGKSDDPQMKREIRLAKNREAARECRRKKKEYVKCLENRVAVLENQNKTLIEELKTLKDLYCVKTG; encoded by the exons ATGGAGGAGGTCCAGCAGATTAACAGTAATGGCTCTGATCAAACTGTTGCCATCCCCACAACTATAACTGCCTCTCACTTATCACAGATAGCACAG ATGTCTCTGGGTGGGAATCCAGTGACAGTGGTTCAGCTGCCCAGCGGTCAGTTCCAGGTTCAAAGTGTGATTCAGTCAGCACAGTCATCAGTTATCCAGTCTCCACCAGCACAAGCACAG GGCCAAGGATCTGACAGTGATGATTCTCAGGAATCAAGTGACAGCGGAGCATCTAACCAGAAATCAAGAGAGATCTTGGCTCGGCGCCCATCATACAG GAAGATTCTAAACGATCTATCAGCTGAGGAAGTGGCGACTCAGAATGAGGGAGAAGAGGAAAGCTCAACCTCCTCTGCCATAACAAGCGTCTCACTCCCGACCCCGATCTACCAGACAAGCACTGGCCAATACA TTGCGATTTCATCCAATGGCTCTCTGCAGCTGGCGAGTGCTGGTTCAGAGGGTGTGCAAGGCCTGCAGACTCTCACCATGACCAACTCGAACCCGAACCAGCCAACTATCCTGCAGTACGCTCAGACCGCCGACGGACAACAGATTCTGCTGCCTAGTAACCAGGTGGTGCTCCAAG GTGCAGGGGGAGAAATGCAAGCTTATCAGATCCGCTCTTCTTCCTCCTCGCTGCCTCAGACCGTCGTCATGACATCACCTGTTATCAGCTCTCAGGGCAAAAGCGATGACCCGCAAATGAAGCGAGAGATACGCCTGGCGAAGAACAG GGAGGCAGCCAGAGAGTGCCGCAGAAAGAAAAAGGAGTATGTGAAATGTTTGGAGAACCGTGTGGCTGTCCTGGAGAATCAGAACAAGACTCTTATCGAGGAGCTCAAGACATTAAAAGACCTGTACTGTGTTAAAACTGGCTAA
- the LOC127960211 gene encoding putative methyltransferase-like protein 7A, with the protein MATLSNDTRCAQQLVPSGLLNTAVGAPGLSLKMTLFMNACAFLVKVFTLPLQIAEVIGLMSIYKRVFPLIVYKFSFSYNDKMNESKRELFRNLEKFFPAKGSLRILELGCGSGANFEHYPTGCRITCIDPNPHFQKYLEKSMAKNDHLVYDSFILASGENLKAVESNAMDVVVCTLVLCTVQDTQKVLQEAKRVLRPGGAFFFLEHVVSDPSSWIYFFQHVLQPFWYYFGDGCETTRATWKQLEAAGFSDLQLRHIQAPLFFMIKPHIVGYAVK; encoded by the exons ATGGCAACCCTGAGCAATGACACAAGGTGCGCGCAACAGCTAGTCCCTTCTGGTCTACTAAATACAGCTGTTGGTGCTCCAGGTTTGTCTCTAAAAATGACGCTGTTTATGAACGCTTGCGCTTTTTTAGTCAAAGTCTTCACTCTACCGCTGCAAATTGCGGAGGTGATTGGACTTATGTCTATCTACAAACGCGTCTTTCCTTTAATCGTGTATAAATTCTCGTTCTCCTACAATGATAAAATGAACGAAAGCAAAAGGGAACTATTTCGAAACCTGGAAAAATTCTTCCCCGCGAAAGGCTCTCTGCGCATCCTGGAGCTGGGCTGCGGATCCGGGGCGAACTTTGAGCATTACCCGACGGGCTGCAGGATCACATGCATCGACCCCAACCCGCATTTCCAAAAGTACCTTGAGAAAAGCATGGCGAAGAACGACCACCTCGTTTATGACAGCTTCATATTGGCGTCGGGGGAGAATCTAAAGGCGGTGGAGAGCAACGCAATGGATGTTGTGGTGTGCACGCTGGTTCTGTGCACAGTCCAGGACACGCAGAAGGTTCTGCAAGAAGCAAAGAGAGTTCTGAGGCCT ggAGGTGCATTTTTCTTCCTTGAACATGTGGTGTCTGACCCCTCAAGCTGGATTTACTTTTTTCAACATGTTCTTCAACCATTCTG GTATTATTTCGGTGATGGCTGTGAGACAACCCGTGCTACTTGGAAGCAGCTTGAGGCAGCTGGATTCTCGGACCTACAGCTACGTCACATCCAAGCTCCTCTGTTTTTTATGATCAAACCACACATTGTTGGTTATGCAGTCaaatga